A genome region from Oikeobacillus pervagus includes the following:
- a CDS encoding YiaA/YiaB family inner membrane protein: MKKRNTAAFTFLAWISFVAACLAMYIGIYFLNEPLVVKGYYAVTAAFLIMSSFVLQKVVRDNYEDEEKTKQIGKD; the protein is encoded by the coding sequence TTGAAGAAAAGAAATACGGCAGCTTTTACTTTTTTAGCTTGGATCTCATTTGTTGCGGCTTGTTTAGCTATGTATATCGGAATTTACTTTTTGAACGAACCACTCGTTGTGAAAGGGTATTATGCAGTAACAGCGGCTTTTTTAATTATGTCGTCCTTTGTACTACAAAAGGTTGTTCGTGATAATTACGAAGATGAAGAAAAAACGAAACAAATTGGAAAAGATTAA
- a CDS encoding DsbA family oxidoreductase — MKIEVWSDFVCPFCYIGKRRLEKALENFPQKSKVEVVYRSYELDPNAKKDYQESIHQILASKYGISLEKATKMNEDIGKQAASVGLEYHFDTMKPTNTFHAHRLVKFAEEKGKEMTERLLRAYFTDSKHLGNDEELAQLAVELGFDYDEVIRVLESDQYSEAVRADEEMARKIGVQGVPFFVLNQKYAVSGAQPTEIFEKALQKVWKEENTVSTIETLSNESGAGAVCTDDGCQIPNQKEV; from the coding sequence ATGAAAATAGAAGTATGGTCTGATTTTGTCTGTCCTTTTTGCTATATAGGGAAACGTCGTCTTGAAAAGGCGTTAGAAAACTTCCCCCAAAAAAGTAAAGTAGAAGTTGTTTATCGAAGCTATGAACTTGATCCAAATGCTAAGAAGGATTATCAGGAGTCAATTCATCAAATCCTTGCTTCGAAGTACGGCATTAGTCTAGAAAAAGCTACGAAAATGAATGAAGATATTGGGAAACAAGCTGCATCAGTTGGACTCGAGTACCATTTTGATACGATGAAACCGACAAATACATTTCATGCTCATCGACTAGTCAAATTTGCTGAAGAAAAAGGGAAAGAAATGACTGAACGTTTATTGAGAGCCTATTTTACCGACTCAAAGCACCTTGGAAATGATGAAGAATTAGCTCAATTGGCGGTTGAGTTAGGATTTGACTATGATGAAGTGATACGTGTTCTTGAAAGTGATCAGTACTCAGAAGCGGTTCGTGCTGATGAAGAAATGGCAAGAAAAATAGGGGTTCAAGGTGTCCCGTTTTTTGTACTTAATCAAAAGTATGCTGTTTCTGGAGCACAACCGACAGAAATATTCGAAAAAGCACTACAAAAAGTATGGAAAGAAGAGAATACCGTCTCAACAATCGAAACCTTGTCTAATGAAAGTGGGGCTGGTGCCGTTTGTACGGATGACGGATGCCAAATCCCAAACCAAAAAGAAGTATAA
- a CDS encoding biotin transporter BioY, translating into MNRQHDRLKMMLVTALFAAIIGILAQVTIPLPLVPITGQTLAVGLAATILGSRYGTLSAFLYMLLGAVGLPVFASMSGGMGVIVGPTGGYIVSFIFSAFVIGYYLEKTSFTIPQAFIANIIGMFVNLAIGTVWLKYLAELSWTGAFASGFLPFIIGGIIKALLAAWVGIIVRQRLISAKLLKTSEKISA; encoded by the coding sequence ATGAATAGGCAACATGATCGTTTAAAAATGATGCTTGTAACGGCGTTATTTGCCGCTATTATAGGAATATTAGCACAAGTAACCATTCCACTTCCTCTAGTTCCGATTACTGGACAAACTCTTGCTGTCGGATTAGCTGCAACAATATTAGGATCTCGATATGGAACATTATCCGCCTTTCTTTATATGTTGTTAGGAGCAGTAGGATTACCGGTATTTGCTTCTATGAGTGGCGGAATGGGAGTCATCGTTGGTCCGACAGGTGGATATATTGTAAGTTTCATCTTTTCTGCTTTTGTGATTGGCTATTATTTAGAAAAAACATCTTTTACTATTCCACAAGCTTTTATCGCAAATATCATTGGAATGTTTGTAAATTTAGCAATCGGTACGGTTTGGTTAAAATATTTAGCAGAATTATCTTGGACTGGTGCTTTTGCATCTGGATTTCTTCCTTTTATTATTGGAGGAATCATTAAAGCCTTACTAGCCGCATGGGTAGGAATTATTGTTCGTCAAAGACTTATATCCGCAAAATTATTAAAAACATCAGAGAAAATTTCAGCCTAA
- a CDS encoding ABC transporter ATP-binding protein yields the protein MISIQKVSKNYGRNHSLKEVSMEIPKGEIFGLLGPNGAGKSTLLSILATISKPSSGTITIKEFDLSLHKKIRPLIGYVPQEIALLDEATVKENMVFWSKFNQSQVSNEYLYDICERFHLANKWTEKVAHLSGGMKRKLNIATALIHQPEILLMDEPTVGIDLQSKMEINQYLKQLAEEGKTIVYTTHDLSEILYLCNRLGVLKNGRLVFEGTIDEAREKLYYEGSQLTDEEVIYHLLKN from the coding sequence GGTAGGAACCATTCTTTGAAAGAAGTTTCGATGGAAATTCCTAAAGGAGAAATCTTTGGATTATTAGGTCCGAATGGGGCGGGAAAATCTACATTATTATCTATCCTTGCGACGATTTCAAAGCCGTCATCAGGAACGATTACGATAAAAGAATTTGATTTATCCCTTCATAAGAAAATCCGCCCATTGATTGGATATGTTCCACAAGAAATAGCCCTTCTTGATGAAGCAACTGTGAAAGAAAATATGGTGTTTTGGAGCAAGTTTAATCAGTCGCAAGTTTCGAATGAGTATTTATATGACATTTGTGAAAGATTTCATTTAGCTAATAAATGGACAGAAAAAGTAGCCCATTTATCTGGAGGGATGAAGAGAAAGTTGAATATTGCGACAGCTTTAATTCATCAACCGGAGATTCTTTTAATGGATGAACCAACTGTCGGAATCGATCTTCAATCCAAAATGGAAATTAATCAATATTTGAAACAATTGGCGGAAGAAGGAAAAACGATTGTCTATACGACTCACGATTTGAGTGAAATTTTATATTTATGTAATCGTTTAGGGGTATTAAAAAATGGTAGATTAGTGTTCGAGGGGACCATCGATGAAGCAAGGGAAAAGCTATATTATGAAGGTTCCCAACTGACGGATGAAGAAGTAATTTATCATTTATTAAAAAATTAA